Part of the Streptomyces sp. f51 genome is shown below.
GGGTGGTCGCCGCCGCGGGTCCCGCCGGCCAGGAATGGGTGCAGCGCGCGGTCGCCGTACGCGAAGTCAGCCGTCGCAAGGGGTACTTGCTCGACCCGGCCGACGACAACGTACTGAGCTTCCTCACGCTGCCCCAGCTGCGCGAGCTGATGGTGCAGCACTGGCCGTGCTTCGAGCCCTACTTCGACGAACGCAGGGACGTCGAACTCGCCCTGGACGAGCTCGAGGTGACCCGCAACGTCGTCTCGCGCAACCGCGCCCTGTCCGAGGCCGTGCTGAACCAGGCCGAGCGGGCCGCCGCGAAGCTCCTGGAGATCCTCGGCGCCGGGAGCGACGTGCCCTCCGCGCGCCGGCTGCCCGTGGACGCCGTCGAGGACCTGGTGGGCGACCGCTACGCCGATGTCGTCGGCGTGCACTCCGACCGGGTGCGGCTGCTGCGCCAGTTCCCCGCGGAGGACCTCTTCGGCGGAGCCCGCCGGCTCGACGCGATCGGCATCGGCCTGAACCTGCTGGTGCAGAACTTCTCCGGGCGCCGGCTGGTGCGCCTCGCCGAGTCCGGCTGCCGTGCCCGGCTGCTGTTCCTGAACCCCGCCTCCAGCGCGGTCAAGCGACGTGAGCGCGAACTCGGCATCAAGCGCGGCGAGTTGAGCCGGTCGGTC
Proteins encoded:
- a CDS encoding SAV2148 family HEPN domain-containing protein, which produces MGSGGLELPPGDESHEGNSTDVPPGAVSLARPMEMGSIGPELDWGADAWREVRTRAQRAGRAYIWLNLVEQRLRAVVAAVLRPIYEPVHGDDWVVAAAGPAGQEWVQRAVAVREVSRRKGYLLDPADDNVLSFLTLPQLRELMVQHWPCFEPYFDERRDVELALDELEVTRNVVSRNRALSEAVLNQAERAAAKLLEILGAGSDVPSARRLPVDAVEDLVGDRYADVVGVHSDRVRLLRQFPAEDLFGGARRLDAIGIGLNLLVQNFSGRRLVRLAESGCRARLLFLNPASSAVKRRERELGIKRGELSRSVEMNILHMRRVRSRLRDPDAFEIQVYDETPRFTAYLVDGDGSDGVAIVQSYLRRTRGMEAPVLVLRGGSRIVKPDEMGDEGLFPTYREEFEVAWADSRPVS